A stretch of Bacillota bacterium DNA encodes these proteins:
- a CDS encoding head maturation protease, ClpP-related, which yields MPVTNLKSKRCWQFRAAAGESEVGELLLYGPLSSESWWGDEVTPKQFAEELRALGAIRELRIYINSPGGDVFAGSTMYSILSRHSARKVVTVDGLAASAASLVAMAGDRIIMPINAMMMIHNPWMLVVGDAPTLRKAAEDLDKVRESMIAVYHARTGLEPERIAQLLDAETWMTAQDAVDLGFADQVEQAKEVAASVRGTTLVVNGVQVDLRQFRNPPKLLTVRRVYAGVVPEDVSDKKAPEDTPWEAPNLEDFTDKSWDELTDAEKRRIAGHYAWAAEMPPAAFGDLKLPHHRPSDGAIVWRGVTAAAQRLDQTDLPAEDVPKVRRHLERHYHQFGRKAPWEEDTEGRLRLLELELELYAGTRRNEP from the coding sequence ATGCCGGTAACCAACCTGAAGAGTAAGCGGTGCTGGCAGTTCCGGGCGGCGGCCGGCGAGTCCGAGGTCGGTGAACTGCTGCTCTACGGGCCGCTCAGCAGCGAGTCCTGGTGGGGCGACGAGGTCACGCCCAAGCAGTTCGCCGAGGAGCTCCGGGCCCTCGGCGCGATTCGGGAGCTCCGGATCTACATCAACAGCCCGGGCGGGGACGTGTTTGCCGGCAGCACGATGTACTCTATCCTGAGCCGCCACAGCGCGCGGAAGGTGGTCACGGTGGACGGTCTGGCCGCCTCGGCCGCGTCGCTCGTGGCGATGGCCGGGGACCGGATCATCATGCCCATCAATGCCATGATGATGATCCACAACCCCTGGATGCTCGTGGTGGGCGACGCGCCGACGCTACGCAAGGCAGCCGAGGACCTGGACAAGGTGCGCGAGTCCATGATCGCCGTCTACCACGCCCGCACGGGCCTGGAGCCGGAGCGCATCGCCCAACTGCTGGATGCGGAGACGTGGATGACGGCCCAGGATGCGGTGGATCTCGGCTTCGCCGATCAAGTGGAGCAGGCCAAGGAGGTGGCGGCCTCCGTGCGCGGCACCACGCTGGTCGTCAACGGCGTGCAGGTTGACCTGCGGCAGTTCCGCAACCCGCCCAAACTGCTCACCGTGCGGCGGGTGTATGCCGGCGTGGTGCCAGAGGACGTGAGCGACAAGAAGGCTCCGGAGGACACGCCGTGGGAGGCCCCCAACCTGGAAGATTTCACCGACAAGTCCTGGGACGAGCTGACGGATGCCGAGAAGCGGCGCATTGCAGGCCACTACGCCTGGGCGGCGGAGATGCCGCCTGCGGCGTTTGGCGACCTTAAACTCCCGCACCACCGGCCGAGCGACGGTGCCATAGTCTGGCGGGGAGTGACTGCGGCGGCGCAGCGCCTCGACCAGACGGACCTCCCTGCGGAGGACGTGCCCAAGGTGCGCCGGCACCTTGAGCGCCACTACCACCAGTTTGGGCGCAAAGCCCCGTGGGAAGAGGACACCGAGGGTCGGCTGCGGCTCCTGGAACTGGAGTTGGAGCTGTACGCCGGAACGAGGAGGAATGAGCCGTGA
- a CDS encoding phage portal protein — MRNIRAETVPAEVTLSDPKLLEWLGIDPDEINVRGEKGLREATVFACVKILSESVAKLPLKVYRETRQGIEKATDHPLYPLLKLRPNPYMTAYDMFRAVEAQRNLHGNAYIVPEFVTSGPGRGRIRALWPIDAKAVTIWIDNRGLFGPRNRVTYIVRVGGEERRLMPDEIVHLKAMTLDGIVGVSPLHYLRWLVESGAAGTRHIRDFFKQGLQVKGIVHYTGDLNEEAERRFRERFERMAAGLKAAHRVALLPIGYQFQPLELSMTDAQFLETAQLTARQIANAFGIKMHQLNDLSRATHTNVTEQQKAFYTDTLQSILIGYEQEMSHKLFTQAEIEAGYYLRFVVDSILRSDQKTRYEGYRVGIQAGFLKPNEVRAWEELPPEPGGDVLLVNQAMVPLSMISSARGAKKNAGNQPEE; from the coding sequence TTGCGCAACATCCGTGCGGAGACCGTGCCGGCCGAGGTCACGCTGAGCGACCCGAAGCTCCTGGAGTGGCTCGGCATCGACCCCGACGAGATCAACGTCCGGGGCGAGAAAGGCCTGCGCGAGGCCACGGTCTTCGCCTGCGTGAAGATCCTGTCCGAATCGGTGGCGAAGCTGCCGCTGAAGGTCTACCGCGAGACGCGCCAGGGTATCGAGAAGGCCACGGACCACCCGCTCTATCCGCTGCTCAAGCTCCGGCCCAACCCATACATGACGGCCTACGACATGTTCCGGGCCGTGGAAGCGCAGCGCAACCTGCATGGCAACGCCTACATCGTGCCTGAGTTTGTGACCAGCGGGCCTGGTCGCGGCCGCATCCGTGCGCTTTGGCCCATAGATGCCAAGGCCGTGACGATCTGGATAGACAACCGGGGCCTTTTCGGGCCCCGCAATCGCGTGACGTACATCGTGAGGGTCGGCGGCGAGGAGCGCAGGCTGATGCCGGACGAGATTGTGCACCTCAAGGCGATGACGCTGGACGGCATAGTCGGCGTCAGCCCGCTGCACTACCTGCGCTGGCTGGTGGAATCCGGTGCGGCCGGCACCCGCCACATCCGGGACTTCTTCAAGCAGGGCCTGCAGGTCAAGGGCATCGTGCATTACACGGGTGACCTGAACGAGGAGGCCGAGAGGCGGTTCCGGGAGCGCTTCGAGCGCATGGCGGCCGGCCTCAAGGCGGCCCACCGCGTGGCTCTCTTGCCCATCGGCTACCAGTTCCAGCCGCTTGAGCTGTCCATGACGGACGCTCAGTTCTTGGAGACGGCACAGCTCACGGCCCGCCAGATCGCCAACGCCTTCGGGATCAAGATGCACCAGCTGAACGACCTTTCCCGGGCCACCCACACAAACGTCACGGAGCAGCAGAAGGCGTTCTACACGGACACCCTCCAGTCCATCCTGATCGGCTACGAGCAGGAAATGAGCCACAAGCTCTTCACTCAGGCGGAGATCGAGGCCGGGTATTACCTGCGGTTTGTGGTCGATTCCATCCTGCGGAGCGACCAGAAGACCCGGTATGAGGGCTACCGGGTCGGCATCCAGGCCGGGTTCCTCAAGCCGAACGAGGTGCGCGCGTGGGAGGAACTGCCGCCCGAGCCCGGCGGCGACGTGCTTCTCGTCAATCAGGCCATGGTGCCGCTGAGCATGATCAGCAGTGCGAGAGGGGCGAAGAAGAATGCCGGTAACCAACCTGAAGAGTAA
- a CDS encoding phage major capsid protein, whose protein sequence is MTREMRELQMRLAELEQQARLAISEGRVEDAERIMNDVRAVRMQIALLEELEAQERAAATPPGERRDAEELEAEYRRVFLKAVRRKPLSAEEVGLIRDYQRHVFAVLHEGGVTGDPGDAGLLVPQDLQTRINQILRDMPDLTQYVRVERVSTLSGSRVLEADEDMTPLVVVDEYGQIQPMDEPRFTSIPYKLVKRAGFLPITNELLADSDQNIMAYLADWIARKTLVTRNTLIAGLLNALTANLLANLDAIKKVLNVDLDPAISRNAVIITNQDGYHWLDTQKDSQGRYLLQDDITQPGRKTLFGRPIEPVANRYLPSREDTTAGKTYAPIFLGNGKQFAVWFTRGQYELASTREGGDAWRRDTTELRVITRDDLRQWDGAAMVKGELDVTPAV, encoded by the coding sequence GTGACGAGGGAAATGCGTGAACTCCAGATGAGGCTGGCCGAACTGGAGCAGCAGGCCCGCCTGGCGATCTCCGAGGGCCGCGTCGAAGATGCCGAGCGCATCATGAACGACGTGCGGGCCGTTCGGATGCAGATCGCCCTGCTCGAAGAGCTTGAGGCCCAGGAGCGGGCTGCCGCTACTCCACCCGGCGAGCGGCGCGACGCCGAGGAGCTTGAGGCCGAGTACCGGCGTGTGTTCCTGAAGGCGGTCCGCCGTAAGCCGCTCTCGGCGGAAGAAGTCGGGCTGATCCGCGATTACCAGCGGCACGTGTTTGCGGTGCTGCACGAGGGCGGCGTGACTGGAGACCCCGGCGATGCGGGCCTGCTCGTGCCCCAGGATCTCCAGACCAGGATCAACCAGATTCTGCGCGACATGCCGGACCTGACCCAGTACGTTCGGGTGGAGCGCGTGAGCACCCTGAGCGGCAGCCGCGTCCTTGAGGCCGACGAGGACATGACCCCGCTGGTCGTGGTCGACGAGTACGGCCAGATTCAGCCCATGGACGAACCCAGATTCACCAGCATACCATACAAGCTGGTCAAGCGGGCCGGCTTCCTGCCCATCACGAACGAGCTCCTGGCCGACAGCGACCAGAACATCATGGCCTACCTGGCTGACTGGATTGCGCGCAAAACGCTGGTGACCCGCAATACGCTCATCGCCGGTCTGCTCAACGCGCTCACCGCCAATCTGTTGGCCAACCTGGATGCCATCAAGAAAGTGCTCAACGTCGATCTCGACCCGGCCATCTCGCGGAACGCTGTGATCATCACCAACCAGGACGGCTACCACTGGCTCGACACCCAAAAGGACAGCCAGGGCCGCTACCTGCTGCAGGACGACATCACGCAGCCCGGCCGCAAGACGCTATTCGGCCGGCCCATCGAACCCGTGGCCAACCGCTACCTGCCGTCCCGCGAGGACACCACAGCCGGCAAGACGTACGCGCCCATCTTCCTGGGCAACGGTAAGCAGTTTGCCGTGTGGTTCACCCGCGGGCAGTACGAGTTGGCCTCGACCCGTGAAGGTGGCGACGCCTGGCGGCGTGACACCACCGAGCTGCGCGTCATCACCCGGGACGACCTGCGGCAGTGGGACGGCGCCGCCATGGTCAAGGGCGAGCTCGACGTGACGCCGGCGGTGTAA
- a CDS encoding head-tail connector protein: protein MLTLSEVKQWLRLEESDTAEDALLQSLIAAATEYIRNAAPVGFALEGNPIAGLLARVLVADWHE from the coding sequence ATGCTCACCCTAAGTGAAGTCAAACAGTGGCTCAGACTGGAGGAGAGCGATACCGCCGAGGACGCTCTCCTCCAGTCTCTGATCGCCGCTGCGACCGAATACATCCGCAACGCTGCGCCCGTGGGGTTCGCCCTGGAGGGCAACCCCATCGCTGGGCTCCTGGCGCGGGTGCTCGTGGCTGACTGGCACGAGC